A single genomic interval of Ammospiza caudacuta isolate bAmmCau1 chromosome 19, bAmmCau1.pri, whole genome shotgun sequence harbors:
- the MFSD6L gene encoding major facilitator superfamily domain-containing protein 6-like: MSERWDVGRALALAALFRGLQGAGRGCAEPFLPLYLRLLGLPAPLVGAAAGARLLAALAVPLCCPRGRAGRLLLLLGTALGSAGASLALTLIPPAGDAAHTGCSLQLGLPGSLPAPPVPSPGRSSDRALNPSAVPHTRAVPGRAGTRAADVVAASREPALGSSASQGLLGTAGALQECGRGTGEGDPKGKGSSDGRSGRTVKGIDQQTPEPGGPASYSPPSPGLPEETPGSAATDPADNAEESLNATEGNEPALFKTAPPAVGDTHVPENLSDSGDASLEAVQSVSQDRQYRVFLMVLGAVVLWELLATSLEWAMDESVYEYLDFVDATDRHGGLWPWGCVGAAAGACGVSVLVDRLPCSLGGSIPRLAVHFYAYAVLAVLSLTVSVSFASSIPRRSPRAPGLPKALSLLRGHGRALLFAGALFLVGAASSASHSFLPWQLQDQGGSELLVGLWVALGPLAELALHPLGPRLLRALPGGGAEALGLGALAAQLLSYSLLRVPWAALPLQALSGLGSGALRWHTQGTVRDVATPGTERALLALLRALGTAGAGLGSLGAGFVVQLLGLPVLLRASCVGLGIWTLFSLIVRSRLPRQRKINYSRLLAADSSEMSDSEEESEKDWLVKAMKDESFNRNWIQQHGIN, from the exons ATGAGCGAGCGCTGGGACGTGGGCCGGGCGCTGGCGCTGGCCGCGCTGTTCCGGGGGCTGCAGGgcgcgggccggggctgcgccGAGCCCTTCCTGCCGCTCTACCTGCGGCTGCTCGGGCTGCCCGCGCCGCTGGTGGGGGCCGCGGCCGGGGCCCGGCTGCTGGCGGCGCTGGCCGTGCCGCTGTGCTgcccgcggggccgcgccgggcggctcctgctgctgctgggcacggCGCTGGGCTCGGCCGGGGCCAGCCTGGCGCTCACCCTCATCCCGCCCGCGGGGGACGCGGCGCACAcgggctgcagcctgcagctcggcctgcccggctccctgcccgcccc ccccgTGCCCAGCCCCGGCAGGAGCAGTGACAGAGCGCTGAACCCGAGCGCTGTGCCGCacaccagagctgtgccagggcgaGCCGGGACAAGGGCTGCTGACGTGGTGGCAGCGAGCAGGGAGCCCGCTCTGGGCAGTTCAGCCTCCCAGGGGCTGTTGGGCACAGCAGGTGCGCTTCAGGAATGcggcagagggactggggaagGCGATCCAAAGGGAAAAGGCTCCTCGGATGGTCGCTCTGGCCGGACGGTGAAAGGCATCGATCAGCAGACACCGGAACCAGGAGGGCCGGCGTCCTACAGCCCTCCCTCTCCGGGGCTCCCGGAGGAAACTCCGGGTTCTGCTGCTACCGATCCTGCTGATAATGCTGAGGAAAGCCTAAATGCCACTGAGGGTAATGAGCCAGCTTTGTTTAAAACAGCTCCTCCCGCCGTTGGAGATACCCACGTGCCTGAAAACCTTTCAGACTCTGGAGATGCCAGCTTGGAGGCAGTGCAGAGCGTCTCCCAAGACAGACAGTACCGGGTTTTTCTCATGGTCCTGGGCGCCGTGGtgctttgggagctgctggccacgTCCCTGGAATGGGCCATGGATGAGAGTGTGTACGAGTACCTGGACTTTGTGGACGCCACGGACAGGCACGGGGGGCTGTGGCCGTGGGGCTGTGTGGGTGCAGCCGCCGGGGCGTGTGGCGTGTCCGTGCTGGTGGAtcggctgccctgctccctcgGCGGCTCCATCCCCCGCCTGGCCGTGCACTTCTACGCCTACGCTGTGCTGGCCGTGCTCTCCCTGACGGTCAGCGTCTCCTTTGCCAGCTCCATTCCCAGGCGGAGCCCCCGCGCTCCCGGGCTGCCCAAGGCGCTGTCCCTGCTGcgggggcacggccgggcgcTGCTCTTTGCGGGCGCCCTGTTCCTCGTGGGCGCcgccagctctgccagccacagcttcctGCCGTGGCAGCTGCAGGACCAGGGCGGCAGCGAGCTGCTCGTGGGGCTCTGGGTGGCGCTGGGGCCACTGGCAGAGCTGGCGCTTCACCCGCTGGGGCCGCGGCTGCTGCGGGCGCTGCCGGGCGGCGGGGCAGAGGCGCTGGGCCTGGGCGCGCTGGCAGCGCAGCTCCTGAGCTATTCCCTGCTCCGGGTGCcttgggcagcgctgcccctgcaggccctgtcCGGCCTCGGCAGCGGGGCCCTGCGGTGGCACACGCAGGGGACAGTGCGGGACGTGGCCACGCCGGGCACCGAGCGTGCCCTGCTCGCCCTGCTGCGGGcgctgggcacggctggggccGGCCTGGGCAGCCTCGGGGCAGGGTTTGTGGTGCAGCTCCTCGGGCTGCCCGTGCTGCTCCGGGCCAGCTGCGTGGGGCTCGGGATCTGGACCCTCTTCTCCCTAATTGTCCGATCCAGACTGCCCCGGCAgaggaaaattaattattcCCGGCTGCTGGCTGCGGATTCCAGTGAAATGAGTGACTCCGAGGAGGAGAGCGAGAAGGACTGGCTGGTAAAGGCGATGAAGGATGAGAGCTTTAACAGGAATTGGATACAGCAGCATGGGATCAACTAG